One Staphylococcus ratti DNA segment encodes these proteins:
- a CDS encoding alanine/glycine:cation symporter family protein, with the protein MVETVVGWLNGIVWSKPLVYGLLLTGILFSLMTRFLQVRHFKEMIRLMFQGEKSPTGISSFQAIALSLAGRVGTGNIVGVSTAIFIGGPGAVFWMWATAFLGAGTAFIESTLGQIFKKEEDGEYRGGPAYYIEQGIKGKFGKIYGLLFAVVTIISVGLLLPGVQSNAIASSMKNAFGLPTWIMAIVLIIILSLIIFGGVKWIAKVATAVVPFMAIVYILMAVIIIAMNITEVPALFALIFKSAFGMEAAFGGIVGAMIEIGVKRGLYSNEAGQGTGPHAAAAAEVSHPAKQGLVQAFSVYVDTLFVCTATALIILISGTYNTTDGSTNAKGQPNLIENGGIYVQTADGTKDYSGTAMYAQAGIDKAFQGSNYHFDPTYSGFGSYFIAIALFFFAFTTILAYYYMAETNVSYITNRVAKKQNKLWRNIIRLLLIAATAYGAIKTADVAWALGDLGVGMMAWLNIIAIWILCKPALKALKDFEQQKKKNGTGKTAIYRPDTKELPTAKFWLEDYPRRLQEENYRPENER; encoded by the coding sequence ATGGTAGAAACAGTAGTGGGATGGTTGAATGGAATTGTATGGAGTAAGCCGCTCGTTTATGGTCTTTTACTCACAGGGATTTTATTCAGTTTAATGACGCGATTTTTACAAGTGAGACATTTTAAAGAAATGATTCGTCTTATGTTCCAAGGAGAAAAATCACCGACAGGTATTTCTAGTTTTCAAGCTATCGCGTTGTCACTTGCAGGACGTGTCGGCACAGGTAACATTGTCGGAGTTTCAACAGCGATTTTTATTGGCGGTCCGGGTGCTGTGTTTTGGATGTGGGCCACAGCATTTCTCGGAGCAGGTACGGCATTTATTGAATCTACACTCGGTCAAATCTTTAAAAAAGAAGAGGATGGAGAGTACCGTGGAGGACCAGCGTATTACATAGAACAGGGGATTAAAGGGAAATTTGGTAAAATTTATGGCTTATTATTTGCAGTGGTTACGATTATTTCTGTAGGTTTATTATTGCCAGGCGTTCAATCGAATGCCATTGCAAGTTCAATGAAAAATGCTTTTGGCCTACCTACATGGATCATGGCTATAGTACTGATCATTATTTTATCACTCATTATTTTTGGCGGAGTGAAATGGATTGCAAAGGTGGCAACGGCAGTCGTACCATTTATGGCCATCGTTTATATTTTAATGGCAGTGATTATTATCGCGATGAATATTACAGAAGTCCCTGCTTTATTCGCATTAATTTTTAAATCTGCTTTTGGCATGGAAGCGGCATTTGGTGGTATTGTTGGTGCCATGATCGAAATTGGGGTAAAACGTGGTTTGTATTCTAATGAAGCTGGACAAGGTACAGGACCTCATGCAGCAGCAGCTGCAGAAGTCTCCCACCCAGCAAAACAAGGGCTTGTTCAAGCATTTTCGGTTTATGTAGATACATTATTTGTTTGTACAGCTACTGCGCTTATTATTTTAATTTCTGGCACTTACAATACTACAGATGGTAGTACAAATGCGAAGGGACAGCCTAACCTTATTGAAAACGGCGGGATTTATGTACAAACTGCAGATGGTACAAAGGATTATTCAGGAACAGCGATGTATGCACAAGCAGGTATTGATAAAGCGTTCCAAGGATCAAATTATCACTTTGATCCGACATACTCAGGATTTGGTTCATACTTTATTGCCATTGCTTTATTCTTCTTTGCTTTTACAACGATTTTGGCCTACTATTACATGGCTGAAACGAATGTAAGTTATATTACTAACCGTGTTGCTAAAAAACAAAATAAATTATGGAGAAATATCATTCGTCTACTTTTAATTGCTGCAACGGCTTATGGCGCAATAAAAACGGCTGATGTCGCTTGGGCACTTGGAGATTTAGGTGTTGGAATGATGGCGTGGTTGAATATTATTGCAATTTGGATACTTTGTAAACCAGCATTGAAAGCCTTAAAAGACTTTGAACAACAGAAAAAGAAAAACGGTACAGGTAAAACAGCGATTTATCGACCAGATACAAAAGAGTTACCGACCGCGAAATTCTGGTTAGAAGATTATCCACGCCGTTTACAAGAAGAAAACTATCGACCAGAAAATGAGCGTTAA